The following coding sequences lie in one Aquabacterium olei genomic window:
- a CDS encoding winged helix-turn-helix transcriptional regulator, with product MTRELDRLDRRILAHLQREGRLSMTELAERVGLSPTPCTERVRRLEREGVITGYHARLNPGAVGQAMLVFVELKMAIKSDEVFNQVKAQIGHVPHVLECHLVSGDFDFLVKARIAEMSQYRRLLGEILLKLPGATESRSYVVMEEIKETLVLPVEG from the coding sequence ATGACCCGAGAACTCGATCGCCTGGACCGCCGCATCCTTGCCCACCTGCAGCGGGAAGGCCGGCTTTCGATGACCGAGCTGGCCGAGCGCGTGGGGCTGTCGCCCACCCCGTGCACCGAGCGCGTGCGACGCCTGGAACGCGAAGGCGTGATCACCGGCTACCACGCACGTCTGAACCCCGGGGCCGTGGGCCAGGCCATGCTGGTGTTCGTCGAGCTGAAGATGGCGATCAAGTCCGACGAGGTGTTCAACCAGGTCAAGGCGCAGATCGGCCACGTGCCCCATGTGCTCGAGTGCCACCTCGTCTCGGGTGACTTCGACTTCCTCGTCAAGGCCCGCATTGCCGAGATGTCGCAGTACCGCCGCCTGCTGGGCGAGATCCTGCTCAAGCTGCCGGGCGCGACCGAATCGCGCAGCTACGTGGTGATGGAAGAGATCAAGGAAACGCTGGTGCTGCCGGTCGAGGGCTGA
- a CDS encoding metal ABC transporter substrate-binding protein, with translation MHHRSLRALQRAGATAWLALAATLATPAHALQVFACEPEWAALTRELAGDKATVYTATTALQDPHQIQARPSLIAAVRKAELLVCTGAELEAGWLPVLLRQAANPAVDDGKPGQLMAADFVRKLDVPTRLDRADGDVHAAGNPHIQTDPRNIGLVAQALGQRLTQLDPANAAHYRSRLADFQTRWQAATHRWTQAAAPLKGVPIAVQHRGFPYLEAWLGLQQVAALEPKPGVEPSSAHLADVLRQLQQQPARMILRAAYNEGRGAQWLAERARIPVVTLPYTVGGSERAKDLFGLFDDTLDQLLKATGPTK, from the coding sequence GGCTGGCCCTGGCCGCCACGCTCGCCACACCGGCCCACGCCCTGCAGGTCTTCGCGTGCGAGCCCGAGTGGGCCGCGCTGACCCGCGAGCTGGCTGGCGACAAGGCCACCGTCTACACCGCCACCACGGCCCTGCAGGACCCGCACCAGATTCAGGCTCGCCCCAGCCTGATCGCGGCAGTGCGCAAGGCCGAGTTGTTGGTCTGCACCGGCGCCGAACTGGAAGCCGGCTGGCTACCCGTGCTGCTGCGCCAGGCCGCCAACCCGGCCGTGGACGACGGCAAGCCTGGGCAACTGATGGCCGCCGACTTCGTGCGCAAGCTCGATGTGCCGACCCGGCTCGACCGGGCCGACGGCGACGTGCACGCCGCCGGCAACCCCCACATCCAGACCGACCCGCGCAACATCGGTCTGGTGGCGCAGGCGCTGGGGCAGCGGCTGACCCAGCTGGACCCGGCCAACGCCGCGCACTACCGCAGCCGGCTGGCAGACTTCCAGACCCGCTGGCAGGCAGCCACCCACCGCTGGACGCAGGCCGCCGCACCCCTCAAAGGCGTGCCGATTGCGGTGCAGCACCGCGGCTTCCCCTATCTGGAAGCGTGGCTCGGCCTGCAGCAGGTGGCCGCGCTCGAACCCAAGCCCGGGGTCGAGCCCAGCAGCGCCCATCTGGCCGATGTGCTGCGCCAGCTGCAGCAACAGCCTGCGCGGATGATTCTGCGGGCTGCCTACAACGAGGGCCGGGGCGCACAGTGGCTGGCCGAGCGCGCCCGCATCCCCGTGGTGACGCTGCCGTACACCGTGGGTGGCAGCGAGCGGGCCAAGGACCTCTTCGGCCTGTTCGACGACACCCTGGACCAGCTGCTCAAGGCCACCGGGCCCACGAAGTAA
- the secA gene encoding preprotein translocase subunit SecA produces the protein MLPKLLTSIFGSRNERLLKEYRRTVAKINALEPTFEPLSDEQLRAKTDEFKQRIAGGESLDALLPEAFAVVREGSKRVFKMRHFDVQLLGGMALHNGKIAEMRTGEGKTLTATLPVYLNALTGKGVHLVTVNDYLARRDAEWMGKLYTFLGLSVGINLPQMPREEKQAAYNADITYGTNNEYGFDYLRDNMVYELHDRVQRGLNYAIVDEVDSILIDEARTPLIISGQAEDHTEMYVRINAVVPHLKKQIGEADPRTGEGVIEPGDFTADEKSRQVFLTEEGHENAERLLGEAGLLAEGASLYDAANISLMHHLYAALRAHHLYNKDQHYVVQNGEVVIVDEFTGRLMSGRRWSDGLHQAVEAKEGVHIQAENQTLASITFQNYFRMYGKLAGMTGTADTEAYEFQSIYGLETIVIPPNRVLARKDQLDLVYKTAQEKYNAIIADIRECHGRGQPVLVGTTSIENSELISQMLTREKLPHQVLNAKQHASEAVIVAQAGRPGMITIATNMAGRGTDIVLGGNVEKDVQLIEADASLDEAAKTAKIEALRQEQVELNAKVKELGGLRIIATERHESRRIDNQLRGRAGRQGDPGSSRFYLSLDDPLMRIFAGDRVRAIMDRLKMPEGEAIEAGIVTRSIESAQRKVEGHNFDMRKQLLEYDDVSNDQRKVIYQQRNEILESVDVAASIANLRKGAITDVVRTFVPANSLEEQWDLATLERVLTDEWQLEVDLVKWVETATSVEDDDVLERVLAAAEAAYQAKVALVGAEQFAGFERMVLLQSMDSHWREHLAALDYLRQGIHLRGYAQKNPKQEYKREAFELFGQLLDVVKMDVTRTLMTVRIQSREEAAQAAQAIENQGESFINVTYTHPNEDGSVATEADPTTQADALPRVGRNDPCPCGSGQKYKNCHGKLA, from the coding sequence ATGTTGCCCAAGCTTCTCACTTCGATTTTTGGTAGCCGTAACGAGCGCCTCCTGAAGGAATACCGTCGCACGGTGGCCAAGATCAATGCGCTGGAGCCCACCTTCGAGCCCCTGAGCGACGAGCAGCTGCGTGCCAAGACCGACGAGTTCAAGCAACGCATCGCCGGTGGCGAGTCACTCGACGCCCTGCTGCCCGAGGCCTTTGCCGTCGTGCGCGAAGGCTCCAAGCGTGTCTTCAAGATGCGCCACTTCGATGTGCAGCTGCTGGGCGGCATGGCCCTGCACAACGGCAAGATCGCCGAAATGCGCACCGGCGAAGGCAAGACGCTGACCGCCACCCTGCCCGTCTACCTCAATGCCCTGACCGGCAAGGGCGTGCACCTGGTCACCGTCAACGACTACCTGGCCCGCCGCGACGCCGAGTGGATGGGCAAGCTCTACACCTTCCTGGGCCTGTCCGTCGGCATCAACCTGCCGCAGATGCCCCGCGAGGAGAAGCAGGCCGCCTACAACGCCGACATCACCTACGGCACCAACAACGAGTACGGCTTCGACTACCTGCGCGACAACATGGTCTACGAGTTGCACGACCGCGTGCAGCGTGGCCTGAACTACGCCATCGTCGACGAGGTGGACTCCATCCTGATCGACGAGGCCCGCACCCCACTCATCATCTCGGGCCAGGCCGAAGACCACACCGAGATGTACGTGCGCATCAACGCCGTGGTGCCGCACCTCAAGAAGCAGATCGGTGAAGCCGACCCGCGCACCGGCGAAGGCGTGATCGAGCCGGGCGACTTCACGGCCGATGAAAAATCCCGTCAGGTGTTCCTGACCGAAGAAGGCCACGAGAACGCCGAGCGCCTGCTGGGCGAAGCCGGCCTGCTGGCCGAAGGCGCCTCGCTGTACGACGCGGCCAACATCTCGCTGATGCACCACCTGTACGCGGCGCTGCGGGCCCATCACCTGTACAACAAGGACCAGCACTACGTCGTGCAGAACGGCGAAGTCGTCATCGTTGACGAGTTCACCGGTCGCCTGATGTCGGGTCGCCGCTGGTCCGATGGTCTGCACCAGGCCGTGGAAGCCAAGGAAGGCGTGCACATCCAGGCCGAGAACCAGACGCTGGCCTCGATCACCTTCCAGAACTACTTCCGCATGTACGGCAAGCTCGCCGGCATGACGGGTACGGCCGACACCGAAGCCTACGAATTCCAGTCCATCTACGGACTGGAAACCATTGTCATCCCGCCGAACCGGGTGCTGGCCCGCAAGGACCAGCTCGACCTCGTCTACAAGACCGCGCAGGAAAAGTACAACGCGATCATCGCGGACATCCGCGAGTGCCATGGCCGCGGCCAGCCCGTGCTGGTCGGCACCACGTCGATCGAGAACTCCGAGCTGATCTCGCAGATGCTGACCCGCGAGAAGCTGCCGCACCAGGTGCTGAACGCCAAGCAGCATGCCAGCGAGGCCGTGATCGTGGCCCAGGCAGGCCGCCCGGGCATGATCACCATCGCGACCAACATGGCCGGCCGCGGCACCGACATCGTGCTGGGTGGCAACGTCGAGAAGGACGTGCAGCTCATCGAGGCCGACGCGTCGCTCGACGAGGCCGCGAAGACCGCGAAGATCGAAGCCCTGCGCCAGGAGCAGGTCGAACTGAACGCCAAGGTCAAGGAACTGGGTGGCCTGCGCATCATCGCGACCGAACGCCACGAATCGCGCCGCATCGACAACCAGCTGCGTGGCCGTGCCGGCCGCCAGGGTGACCCGGGCTCCTCGCGCTTCTACCTCTCGCTGGACGACCCGCTGATGCGCATCTTCGCGGGCGACCGCGTGCGCGCCATCATGGACCGCCTGAAGATGCCCGAAGGCGAAGCCATCGAGGCCGGCATCGTGACCCGCTCGATCGAAAGCGCACAGCGCAAGGTCGAAGGGCACAACTTCGACATGCGCAAGCAGCTGCTGGAGTACGACGACGTGTCGAACGACCAGCGCAAGGTGATCTACCAGCAGCGCAACGAGATCCTGGAATCGGTGGACGTGGCCGCGTCGATCGCCAACCTGCGCAAGGGCGCCATCACCGACGTGGTGCGCACCTTCGTGCCGGCCAACAGCCTGGAAGAGCAGTGGGATCTGGCCACGCTGGAACGCGTGCTGACCGACGAATGGCAGTTGGAGGTCGACCTGGTGAAGTGGGTCGAGACCGCGACCTCGGTGGAAGACGACGACGTGCTGGAGCGCGTGCTGGCCGCCGCCGAGGCGGCCTACCAGGCCAAGGTGGCGCTGGTGGGGGCCGAGCAGTTTGCCGGCTTCGAGCGCATGGTGCTGCTGCAGTCGATGGACAGCCACTGGCGCGAGCACCTGGCCGCGCTCGACTACCTGCGCCAGGGCATCCACCTGCGCGGCTACGCCCAGAAGAACCCCAAGCAGGAATACAAGCGCGAGGCCTTCGAGCTGTTCGGTCAGCTGCTGGACGTGGTCAAGATGGACGTGACCCGCACGCTGATGACGGTGCGCATCCAGAGCCGCGAGGAAGCGGCGCAGGCGGCCCAGGCCATCGAGAACCAGGGCGAGAGCTTCATCAACGTCACCTACACCCATCCGAACGAGGATGGCTCGGTGGCGACCGAAGCCGACCCCACCACGCAGGCGGACGCCCTGCCCCGCGTGGGCCGCAACGACCCCTGCCCCTGCGGCAGCGGCCAGAAGTACAAGAACTGCCACGGCAAGCTGGCCTGA
- the argJ gene encoding bifunctional glutamate N-acetyltransferase/amino-acid acetyltransferase ArgJ has translation MPVNLTAPNPADLHPVPGVKLGITMAGVRKANRRDLTVITLEPGSAVAGVFTKNRYCAAPVQLCREHLAANADIRALVINTGNANAGTGEDGLVRARQTCIAMARLLNVSPEQVLPFSTGVIMETLPVDRIEAGLPAALADAKADNWAVAAEGIMTTDTLPKGASKQVQISGQTVTITGISKGAGMIKPNMATMLGYLATDANIAPALLQPLVTEAANASFNRITIDGDTSTNDSFVLIATRQAKHAEINSLDSADAQVLRAALIEVAQKLAQAIVRDGEGATKFISITVEGGRDEAECALAAYAIAHSPLVKTAFFASDPNLGRILAAVGYAGIDDLDQNLIEMHLDDVHVVTKGGRNPAYREEDGQRVMKQSEIGIRVNLGRGTAQTTVWTCDLSHDYVSINADYRS, from the coding sequence ATGCCCGTCAACCTGACCGCCCCCAACCCCGCTGACCTGCACCCCGTTCCCGGCGTCAAGCTGGGCATCACGATGGCGGGCGTGCGCAAGGCCAACCGCCGCGACTTGACCGTGATCACACTGGAGCCCGGCAGCGCCGTGGCCGGCGTGTTCACAAAGAACCGCTATTGCGCCGCCCCGGTGCAGCTGTGCCGCGAGCACCTGGCCGCCAACGCCGACATCCGCGCGCTGGTGATCAACACCGGCAATGCCAACGCCGGCACGGGCGAAGACGGCCTGGTCCGCGCGCGCCAGACCTGCATCGCCATGGCCCGTCTGCTGAACGTGTCGCCCGAGCAGGTGCTGCCGTTCTCGACCGGCGTGATCATGGAAACGCTGCCGGTGGACCGCATTGAAGCCGGCCTGCCCGCCGCCCTGGCCGATGCCAAGGCCGACAACTGGGCCGTGGCCGCCGAAGGCATCATGACGACCGACACCCTCCCCAAGGGTGCCTCGAAGCAGGTGCAGATCAGTGGACAGACCGTGACCATCACCGGCATCAGCAAGGGCGCCGGCATGATCAAGCCCAACATGGCCACCATGCTGGGCTACCTGGCCACCGACGCGAACATCGCGCCGGCCCTGCTGCAGCCGCTGGTGACCGAGGCCGCCAACGCCTCGTTCAACCGCATCACCATCGACGGCGACACCTCGACCAACGACAGCTTCGTGCTGATCGCGACCCGCCAGGCCAAGCACGCCGAGATCAACAGCCTGGACTCGGCCGATGCTCAGGTGCTGCGCGCCGCCCTGATCGAGGTCGCCCAGAAGCTGGCCCAGGCCATCGTGCGCGACGGCGAAGGCGCCACCAAGTTCATCAGCATCACGGTGGAAGGCGGCCGTGACGAGGCCGAGTGCGCACTCGCGGCCTATGCCATTGCCCACTCGCCGCTGGTCAAGACCGCGTTCTTCGCCTCCGACCCCAACCTGGGCCGCATCCTGGCCGCGGTGGGCTATGCCGGCATCGACGACCTCGACCAGAACCTGATCGAGATGCACCTGGACGACGTGCACGTGGTGACGAAGGGCGGCCGCAACCCTGCCTACCGCGAGGAAGACGGCCAGCGCGTGATGAAGCAGAGCGAAATCGGCATCCGCGTGAACCTGGGCCGGGGCACGGCGCAGACCACCGTGTGGACCTGCGACCTCTCGCACGACTACGTGAGCATCAACGCCGACTACCGCAGCTGA
- a CDS encoding metal ABC transporter permease: MLDHWHPLDWSIVGPALVAGLLVLATHVPLGMQVLRKGIVFIDLAIAQIAGLGVIAADALGWEAQGWGVQLAAASAALVGAALMTWLERRWPDVQEALIGALFVLASSVGLLLLAGNPHGGEHLKDLLVGQILWVTPSQLLGMAALTAVLLALWFGARERLGSTGFYVLFALAVTASVQLVGVYLVFSSLIMPALAVRRAPTRWRLPVAWGLGATAYLLGLALSAVLDLPSGAVVVVAMAACAMGVASLMPTARSAPEA; encoded by the coding sequence ATGCTCGACCACTGGCACCCGCTCGACTGGAGCATCGTCGGCCCCGCCCTCGTGGCGGGGCTGCTGGTGCTCGCCACCCACGTGCCGCTGGGCATGCAGGTGCTGCGCAAGGGCATCGTCTTCATCGACCTGGCGATCGCCCAGATTGCCGGGCTGGGCGTGATCGCGGCCGATGCCCTGGGCTGGGAAGCGCAGGGCTGGGGCGTGCAGCTGGCGGCCGCCTCGGCCGCGCTGGTGGGTGCCGCGCTGATGACCTGGCTGGAGCGCCGCTGGCCCGACGTGCAGGAAGCCCTGATCGGTGCCCTGTTCGTGCTGGCCAGCAGCGTGGGCCTGCTGTTGCTGGCGGGCAACCCGCACGGCGGCGAGCACCTCAAGGACCTGCTGGTGGGCCAGATCCTGTGGGTGACCCCGTCGCAGCTGCTCGGCATGGCCGCCCTCACGGCGGTCTTGCTCGCGCTGTGGTTCGGCGCCCGCGAGCGGCTGGGCAGCACCGGCTTCTATGTCCTCTTCGCGCTGGCGGTGACGGCCTCGGTGCAGCTGGTGGGCGTCTACCTGGTTTTCAGCAGCCTCATCATGCCGGCCCTGGCGGTGCGGCGCGCGCCCACCCGGTGGCGACTGCCGGTGGCGTGGGGGCTGGGCGCGACGGCCTACCTGCTGGGCCTGGCCCTCTCGGCGGTGCTCGATCTGCCGTCGGGCGCCGTCGTGGTGGTCGCGATGGCCGCGTGTGCGATGGGCGTGGCCAGCCTCATGCCCACCGCCAGGTCCGCGCCTGAAGCCTGA